Within Chloroflexota bacterium, the genomic segment TGATGGCCTACATTCAGGAAAACGGCACGCTGCCCACCGATCCGCAGGCATGGCTGGAAGCCATGAACGCCGCCCGCCCTTTTACGGTGGCAGGTGCGCTCAACATCCACTTCACCGACGTCGGCGACGACTTCGCCGTGCTGGAAATGCCCATCACCGACGCCGCCCGCCAGCCTTTTGGCCTGCTGCACGGCGGGGTCAGCCTGCTGCTGGCCGAAACTGCCGCCAGCGGCCACGCCACCTGGAAAGTCGATTTGCGGGAACGCGTGCCGGTGGGCGTGGAGGTCAGCGGCTCACACCTGCGCTCGGCCACCGAGGGCACGGTGCAGGCGGTTGCGCGGGTGGCGCAACGCGGGCGGCATTTCATCGTCCACGAGGTGGAAATCCGCCTCAAGGGAAGCGACGAGGTGCTCTCGCTCTGTCGCGTGCGGAACTTCTACAAACCCAGCCGAGAACAAAACCGCAGATGACACAGGCAGCAACCCGACGGCGCCCACCTGCATCATCTGCGGCCATTCAACACCGGCTGCTGCCTATTCGGCTTCTTTCGGCTTCCAGGTGGGCGCTGCCCGCGTGAGCACTTCGCGCGACACCTTGTTCATCTTGCGGCATTTGGGGCAACGCACCTCATAATAAGTGAGGTCTTCCGCGTGGAGCATCTCCAGCGCGGCTTCCGCTTGCTTACGACTGATGTTGAGGGGGGCTCCGCAGTAAGTGCAATGGATTTGCATGGTGACCTCCTTTCACGGCGCTTCCGGAACCGGCGCTTTCTTCTCATGCAACGCGGCGACAGCAATGCCGCCTAAAATAAGTATAGCACCAATCAGCGTGAGTGTCGTAGGCACTTCATGCAGGAAAATATAGGCCAGCAGCGTTGAACCCACCGGCTCGCCCAAAAGGGTAATGGCAACAAACGCCGCAGAAAGATAACGCAGCGCCCAATTGAACGAGGTATGCCCTACCAACTGCGGCACCAACGCCAGAAGCAGGAACCAGAGATAAGTTTGCGCGTGATAGCCCGTGACAGGCTTGTGCATCACCAAAACCAGGGCATCGAGCACAAGGGCCGCCATGCCATAAGTCAGGCCAATATACACCAGCAAAGGCGTCTTGGCCCGCAAACGCCGCCCGATGAGAAAATACCCCGCGGCTGCCCATGCGCCCATCAATGCCAGGAAATCGCCCCACAATGCCCCGCCGGCAAAGGCTGCGCCCCAATTGCAGGTCAATCCCGTACAGGCATCGCCAACGCCAATCAAGCCGCCACCCACCAACGTCGCCAACATCCCTACCAAAATCGGCGCCGTCAGGCTTTCCCCCAGCACCAACGGCGAAAGCAAGCCTACCCACAGCGGCGTGGTGGTGACCAGCACCACCGAACTTGCCACCGTGGTGTAAGCCAGCGATGAAATCCAGGTGGCAAAATGCACTGCCAGGAAAGCCCCCGACACCAGCGCCAGCGCGAGTTCACGCCGAGAAAGCGCCCGCAAGGTTTCCCGATGGCGCTTCAGCATAGGGAACAGCAAAAGCGCGCCGGCGATACTCAAACGGTAGGCGGCAATCACCAACGAAGGTGCGTCTTCCTGCGCGTAACGGATGAAAATCGAGGCCGTCGAAACGGCCAGAATCCCTATCGTCAGCACCACCACGGGGAAAAAACGCTTCTCGCTCACAATTTCCTCCTTCGGGCGCAAGTTGCGGCCATTTTATCATGGCATTCCAGCCCCTTCAGCCCCCAATTTTTATGACAGACACCCAAATAATCGCCCTCCACCTGCTTTTTGAGCACCTTCCAGGTGACAAAAGGCATACCCAAATCCCCCAATCTGGATTACAATAAACGCGCATTCGTTAGCATTGATTCCCTCACGTGGAGGTAAAAAACATGGCCTACGTAATTACCGCTCTCTGTCTGCGCGACGGCGCTTGCACCGAGGTCTGCCCGGTGGAATGCATCGTCCCCGGCAAACCGGTCGATGAATGGCCGCTGTACTACATCGACCCCGATACCTGCATCGACTGCGGTGCGTGCGTGCCCGAATGCCCGCTGGAAGCCATCTTCCCCGAAGACGAAGTGCCTTCCGATTACGAAGCCAAGGGCGGCGAGAAACTCAGCATGCCCGCTGGCACCGAAGGCTTCGACGAAGTGTACGACGAAACCGACCACAACGGCGAACCTGTTCACCTGGAACACACCAAGACCCTGGAAGCGGGCGAAGTGGTCGACCTTACCCCGGCCATCGAGTGGAACCGCGCCTTCTTCGAGGAAGGCCCCGGCTACGAAGCAATGGATTAGTCACCCGGGCAAGATATGCTACAATGTGGGCGGTCGCAAGACCGCCCCTTGTCGTTAACCCCACCCGCTTCCAGCGCTTCGCGCTTCGACTTCACTCCCGTTGGTCGTTCCGCTCAGCGCGAAGCGCGTGACCCGACCACACGACTTTCCGACCACGCGACTACCCGACTATCCGACTATCCGACCAACTATGCCCATCCATCCCCTCCCCCCTGAACTGATTTCGCAAATTGCCGCCGGCGAAGTGGTGGAACGCCCCGCGTCGGTGGTCAAAGAACTGGTGGAAAACAGCCTCGACGCGGGCGCAAAGCAAATCACCATCACCGTGCGGGGTGCGGGCCGCGTGCTGATGGAAATCGCGGACGACGGCCACGGCATTCCCGCCGCCGAACTGCCCCTGGCCGTCGCCCGCCACGCCACCAGCAAACTGCAAACCGCGGAAGACCTGTTCCGCATCCACACTTTGGGCTTCCGCGGCGAGGCACTGGCTTCCATCGCGTCGGTTTCCCGCTTCACCATCACGTCGCGCACCGCCGACGCCGCAACCGGCGCGCGGCTGCGCATCGAAGGCGGCCGAGCGTTGGGGCCGGTGGAGCCTGTGGGCGCGCCCGTGGGCACTACCGTGCGCGTGGAAGACCTGTTCTACAACGTGCCCGCGCGGCGCAAATTCCTCAAATCCGACGCGACCGAAAAGCGGCGCATCGACGCGCTGGTCACCCGCTACGCGTTAGCCTACCCTGAAGTCCGCTTCCGCCTGACACAAGACGGCAAGCCCGCGCTGCAAACCGCGGGCAACGGCAAGCGCCGCGAAGTGCTGGCCGCGCTCTACGGGCCCGACATTGCCCGCCGCATGTTGGTCGTGGAAGACCAGGCCCCCGACATGCGCCTCACTGGCTTCATCAGCCCGCCCGACATCACCCGCGGCCAGCGCCGCGACATCATCTTCTTCGTCAACGGCCGCCCGGTACAGGATGCCACCCTGAGCGCCGCGCTCATCAAGGCTTACCACACCCTGCTGATGGTCGGGCGCTATCCCATCGCGGTGCTCTTTCTGGAACTGCCGCCCGAAGCAGTGGACGTCAACGTCCACCCCACCAAGGCCGAAGTGCGCTTCCGCAACCCCGACGCGGTCTTCCGCGCGGTGCGCCACGCGGTGCGCCGCACCTTGCTGGCCTACACGCCCATCCCCAACATGGAACTACCGCCCGCGACGGAACCCAAACCCGCGTGGCTGCGCGGCGGCCAGGGTGAAGCCACGGCGTTCCCGTGGGAAGCCGACACACCCACCGCGCCCGATGGATTTAGCCCGCGCCCTCCAGCAGAAAACCCGCCCGCGGGCACAGACGCGTTCCCGGCAGCAGTTCCGCCGGGTTCCCCCGAACCCTCACAGCCCACCCTGCCCGGCAGCCGCCTGCCCCTGCTGCGCCCCATCGGGCAAATCGCGGCCACCTACATCGTGGCCGAGGGGCCTGACGGCCTTTACCTCATCGACCAGCACGCCGCCCATGAGCGGGTG encodes:
- a CDS encoding PaaI family thioesterase: MVADFPLQFFVALAVSSHHSRVVGWSGSRVVGWSGSSIIAGKAARLPGNRPPSRYNTPIPTQEKPMRPEVMAYIQENGTLPTDPQAWLEAMNAARPFTVAGALNIHFTDVGDDFAVLEMPITDAARQPFGLLHGGVSLLLAETAASGHATWKVDLRERVPVGVEVSGSHLRSATEGTVQAVARVAQRGRHFIVHEVEIRLKGSDEVLSLCRVRNFYKPSREQNRR
- a CDS encoding ferredoxin family protein — protein: MAYVITALCLRDGACTEVCPVECIVPGKPVDEWPLYYIDPDTCIDCGACVPECPLEAIFPEDEVPSDYEAKGGEKLSMPAGTEGFDEVYDETDHNGEPVHLEHTKTLEAGEVVDLTPAIEWNRAFFEEGPGYEAMD
- the mutL gene encoding DNA mismatch repair endonuclease MutL, whose product is MPIHPLPPELISQIAAGEVVERPASVVKELVENSLDAGAKQITITVRGAGRVLMEIADDGHGIPAAELPLAVARHATSKLQTAEDLFRIHTLGFRGEALASIASVSRFTITSRTADAATGARLRIEGGRALGPVEPVGAPVGTTVRVEDLFYNVPARRKFLKSDATEKRRIDALVTRYALAYPEVRFRLTQDGKPALQTAGNGKRREVLAALYGPDIARRMLVVEDQAPDMRLTGFISPPDITRGQRRDIIFFVNGRPVQDATLSAALIKAYHTLLMVGRYPIAVLFLELPPEAVDVNVHPTKAEVRFRNPDAVFRAVRHAVRRTLLAYTPIPNMELPPATEPKPAWLRGGQGEATAFPWEADTPTAPDGFSPRPPAENPPAGTDAFPAAVPPGSPEPSQPTLPGSRLPLLRPIGQIAATYIVAEGPDGLYLIDQHAAHERVLFEKFMAQQQEGIPAQALLEPVTVHLPPHQARLLEEQLPYLGRWGFQVEPFGPNTFRVRAVPSLLSKTNPADALRALVEDFEEDETPLKNEIEARIIARVCKRVAVKGGQVLSPQAQEALIRDLEACQNPRSCPHGRPTMIHISVDALEKQFGRLGPK
- a CDS encoding DMT family transporter, which gives rise to MVSEKRFFPVVVLTIGILAVSTASIFIRYAQEDAPSLVIAAYRLSIAGALLLFPMLKRHRETLRALSRRELALALVSGAFLAVHFATWISSLAYTTVASSVVLVTTTPLWVGLLSPLVLGESLTAPILVGMLATLVGGGLIGVGDACTGLTCNWGAAFAGGALWGDFLALMGAWAAAGYFLIGRRLRAKTPLLVYIGLTYGMAALVLDALVLVMHKPVTGYHAQTYLWFLLLALVPQLVGHTSFNWALRYLSAAFVAITLLGEPVGSTLLAYIFLHEVPTTLTLIGAILILGGIAVAALHEKKAPVPEAP